From the genome of Bacteroidales bacterium, one region includes:
- a CDS encoding DUF2027 domain-containing protein: MDIKIGDTVRYLNDVGGGKVASILPDNRVMVIDDSGFEIPMFRKELVVVDSDDSKPKSVTISTKKEVETPENYHNELIFFPQGTNLSGNNTPKAYIAIVPQNEQASKSDILNVHIVNDCNYHLFVSVYESNKLSNKFVNTQIIAPNKNSFIYAIDKNKYSYDTIEITVNLSFYSKGSIPSIKPWQSKVEIETSVFTNNIMFKRNSFFDIPAVMYRLVDTDSSTAEFKKALETLTKENSVVVSDKILLDTTPAKKTKKEKPKENFLKEVDLHIQSLVESTAGLTPKEMLDIQMRQFKVEFENALAERYKRVVFIHGLGNGTLKNEIRRTLDREYKKYEYHDASFKEYGFGATMVILSK; the protein is encoded by the coding sequence ATGGATATAAAAATAGGCGATACTGTACGTTATTTGAATGATGTAGGGGGAGGTAAAGTAGCTTCGATTTTACCCGATAATCGTGTTATGGTTATTGATGATTCGGGTTTTGAAATTCCTATGTTTCGCAAAGAGTTAGTTGTTGTTGATAGTGACGACTCAAAACCGAAAAGTGTAACTATTTCAACAAAAAAAGAGGTTGAAACGCCTGAAAACTATCATAATGAGTTGATATTCTTCCCTCAAGGAACCAATCTAAGTGGAAACAATACACCGAAAGCATATATTGCCATTGTTCCACAAAATGAGCAGGCAAGCAAGTCAGATATTTTAAATGTACATATTGTAAATGACTGCAATTACCATCTGTTTGTGTCTGTATATGAATCAAATAAGCTGTCGAACAAATTTGTAAATACGCAAATAATTGCCCCAAATAAAAACAGTTTTATCTATGCAATTGATAAAAACAAATACTCATACGATACTATTGAAATAACGGTCAACCTTAGCTTTTACTCCAAAGGCAGTATTCCGTCAATAAAACCATGGCAGTCGAAAGTAGAGATTGAAACATCTGTTTTTACAAATAATATAATGTTTAAAAGAAACAGTTTTTTTGATATACCAGCAGTTATGTACCGTTTAGTTGACACCGATAGTAGTACGGCGGAGTTCAAAAAAGCATTGGAAACACTCACAAAAGAGAATAGTGTTGTTGTGTCAGATAAAATTTTGCTTGACACAACACCTGCTAAAAAAACGAAAAAGGAGAAGCCGAAAGAGAATTTTCTAAAAGAGGTGGACTTGCATATTCAGTCTCTTGTTGAAAGCACAGCAGGGCTTACACCAAAAGAGATGTTAGATATCCAAATGAGGCAGTTTAAAGTAGAGTTTGAAAATGCTTTGGCAGAAAGATATAAGCGTGTTGTATTTATTCACGGGCTGGGAAATGGAACATTAAAGAACGAAATACGTAGAACATTAGACAGAGAGTATAAGAAATATGAATATCATGATGCTTCATTTAAGGAGTATGGTTTTGGAGCAACCATGGTAATTTTGTCGAAATAA